From a single Methanophagales archaeon genomic region:
- a CDS encoding methylenetetrahydrofolate reductase: MGDEVYSQLMKELKEGKYVFTGELEPEKAGDVEEPIKAARELVGLVTACNVTDNPQSFAYVSSLAASYKIQQETGMECIYQLRCADRNRNALLSDILGAGVLGLRNILALTGDHVALGDTPDAKPVFDLDSTTLIALIRKVVDEGKDLGGNEIHNPPKLHVGAAAAPGAAVLKAEIAKVKRKIKVGAEFIQTQVVYYTEVLDRFFKELGKVDIPVLVGIFPAKTYAQADFFDKYVAGVDVPPDYLQNMKATKQIKDKEKRKEEVDRVNVEFFTEFLEHLKDTPAAGCHIMAVGYPRIIPELKKVME; the protein is encoded by the coding sequence ATGGGTGACGAGGTGTATAGCCAGTTGATGAAGGAGTTGAAGGAGGGGAAATACGTCTTCACAGGCGAATTAGAGCCAGAGAAAGCGGGAGATGTAGAAGAGCCGATAAAAGCAGCGAGGGAGTTAGTGGGGTTGGTAACCGCATGTAACGTTACGGACAATCCACAGAGTTTCGCTTATGTCAGTAGTCTGGCAGCATCGTATAAGATACAGCAGGAGACGGGTATGGAATGCATCTACCAGCTCAGATGTGCGGATCGCAATCGCAATGCACTTCTCTCTGACATACTTGGTGCTGGTGTCCTAGGACTGCGGAATATTCTTGCTTTGACTGGCGACCATGTCGCACTTGGTGACACACCGGATGCGAAGCCTGTTTTTGACCTTGATTCTACAACTCTGATTGCACTGATAAGGAAAGTGGTGGACGAGGGGAAGGACCTCGGCGGTAACGAGATACACAATCCTCCGAAGCTGCATGTGGGAGCAGCAGCGGCGCCTGGAGCTGCGGTCTTGAAGGCGGAGATAGCGAAAGTGAAGCGGAAGATAAAAGTGGGTGCTGAGTTTATCCAAACCCAGGTGGTATACTATACGGAAGTTCTGGACAGATTCTTTAAGGAGCTGGGGAAGGTTGATATTCCGGTTCTGGTTGGGATATTCCCTGCGAAGACATATGCACAGGCTGATTTCTTCGATAAGTATGTGGCTGGTGTCGATGTGCCACCAGACTATTTACAGAATATGAAGGCGACGAAACAGATAAAGGACAAGGAGAAGCGTAAGGAGGAGGTGGACCGGGTAAACGTAGAGTTCTTCACAGAGTTCCTGGAGCATCTCAAGGATACACCTGCTGCTGGTTGTCACATCATGGCGGTCGGGTATCCGCGGATAATCCCGGAATTGAAGAAAGTGATGGAGTAA
- a CDS encoding methylenetetrahydrofolate reductase C-terminal domain-containing protein yields the protein MIAQEQKPMEEILGYLDGKRKIVAVGCGGCATFYHTGDKKAVKEMAERLRKEGKEVTEVILPLGISACEIDMSSKFLEKKRKAIEAADAVLMMSCGDGVQVVCEYIDNKIGVTKPVIPANDALGLVGGGPTKFKETCQSCGQCELGKTAGICPLTACGKGLMNGPCGGVREDGKCEVDPEKDCAWVKIYERMEKMGELDRFTEMRDPHAWSKAKRPRLFTIEEPVNPMRAILGSLPSYLTLFGGPEYEEE from the coding sequence ATGATTGCACAAGAGCAGAAGCCAATGGAGGAGATTCTGGGTTATCTCGATGGTAAACGGAAGATAGTAGCTGTAGGCTGTGGCGGTTGTGCCACTTTCTACCATACAGGGGACAAGAAAGCGGTGAAGGAGATGGCAGAGAGACTAAGAAAAGAGGGTAAGGAAGTCACCGAGGTCATTCTACCGCTGGGTATATCAGCCTGTGAGATTGATATGAGTTCAAAGTTCCTGGAGAAGAAGAGAAAAGCTATTGAAGCAGCTGATGCTGTTTTGATGATGAGTTGTGGTGATGGAGTACAGGTAGTGTGTGAATATATAGATAATAAGATAGGAGTTACGAAGCCGGTAATTCCTGCTAATGACGCGCTGGGGCTGGTGGGTGGCGGACCTACGAAATTCAAGGAGACATGCCAGTCATGCGGGCAATGCGAGCTTGGAAAGACCGCAGGCATTTGCCCCCTCACTGCTTGCGGGAAGGGATTGATGAACGGACCTTGTGGTGGTGTGAGGGAGGATGGTAAGTGCGAGGTGGACCCCGAGAAGGATTGTGCATGGGTGAAGATATACGAGCGGATGGAGAAGATGGGTGAGCTGGACAGGTTTACAGAGATGAGAGACCCACATGCGTGGAGCAAAGCAAAACGTCCACGTCTGTTCACAATAGAAGAGCCGGTGAATCCGATGAGGGCGATACTTGGTTCTCTACCTTCTTATTTGACCCTGTTTGGGGGACCTGAGTATGAAGAGGAGTGA